One window from the genome of Oceanispirochaeta sp. M1 encodes:
- a CDS encoding HD domain-containing phosphohydrolase: MTNQMKKILQIDKDLNKIQDLDILLERILFYARDAVCADAGSIYIKDGNELEIKYAQNDTLQKELAEGQKLGFDIFRIPVNEKTISGYVAAKGTHLNIRDMYKIPEERPYSFNTHFDEVSGYKTVSSLTFPLVTNQGDVLGVLQLLNAKTPKENITSFKKGDEPFVLHFASTATVALQRARMTRTLLLRMIQMAELRDPKETGAHVNRVGSYSCEIYEAWARRRNIPDDTLQKQKDTLRMAAMLHDVGKVGISDLILKKPGRFNDDEYEIMKSHTYVGARLFADEESDLDSIAKDIAISHHENWDGSGYPGDINWADSKPDEILPSGKGLKGEEIPLYARIVALADVFDALSSRRVYKEAWTEDDVLNEIKVCGGCKFDPELVDIFFEILPILKQTQRKYPDQAE, from the coding sequence ATGACTAACCAGATGAAGAAAATTCTACAGATTGATAAAGACCTGAACAAAATTCAGGATCTTGATATTCTGCTGGAACGAATTCTCTTTTATGCCAGAGACGCCGTTTGCGCCGATGCAGGTTCAATTTATATTAAAGACGGTAATGAACTGGAAATTAAATATGCTCAAAACGATACCCTTCAGAAAGAGCTGGCAGAAGGTCAGAAACTGGGATTCGATATTTTCAGAATTCCTGTTAATGAAAAGACTATTTCCGGATATGTAGCTGCCAAGGGAACTCATCTGAATATTCGGGACATGTATAAAATCCCGGAGGAGAGACCCTACAGTTTCAATACCCATTTTGATGAAGTCTCTGGTTATAAAACTGTCTCATCACTGACATTTCCTCTTGTGACTAATCAGGGAGATGTTCTGGGTGTTCTTCAGCTGCTTAATGCAAAAACTCCCAAGGAAAATATTACAAGTTTCAAGAAAGGGGATGAGCCCTTTGTTCTACACTTCGCCAGTACTGCGACAGTTGCTCTGCAGAGGGCCAGGATGACCCGTACTCTTCTTCTTAGAATGATACAGATGGCCGAGCTTCGAGATCCAAAGGAGACTGGAGCCCATGTAAACCGTGTAGGTTCCTACTCCTGTGAAATCTATGAGGCCTGGGCACGACGCCGTAATATTCCTGATGATACACTCCAGAAACAGAAGGATACTCTCAGAATGGCTGCCATGCTCCACGATGTGGGCAAGGTTGGTATTTCGGATTTGATTCTGAAAAAACCTGGACGCTTTAATGATGATGAGTATGAAATAATGAAGTCACACACCTATGTAGGTGCAAGACTTTTTGCAGATGAAGAATCCGACCTGGACAGTATTGCCAAAGATATCGCCATCAGTCATCACGAAAACTGGGACGGCTCCGGATATCCCGGAGATATTAACTGGGCAGATTCTAAGCCCGATGAGATCCTTCCTTCCGGCAAGGGCCTGAAAGGGGAGGAAATTCCTCTTTATGCACGAATTGTTGCACTGGCGGATGTTTTTGATGCACTCAGTTCACGGCGAGTGTATAAAGAAGCCTGGACCGAAGATGATGTTTTAAATGAAATCAAGGTCTGCGGAGGATGTAAATTTGATCCTGAGCTAGTCGATATCTTTTTTGAAATTCTTCCTATCCTGAAACAGACTCAGCGGAAATATCCTGACCAGGCAGAATAA
- a CDS encoding tRNA-dihydrouridine synthase family protein: MIKLIMAPLEGVTDKTFRSCYYDHFPGLNAALTPFLPIPDGVKRVPLRNLKQVALPSESPVHEIPQLLVSEPSAFLIAGRALERAGYREVNWNLGCPSRGVIRKGKGSGLMPHTDHILEILDAVLPELNINLSMKIRLGLESRDECFRLLPRLREYPISGLTLHPRLGTQMYSGSVDLDGFEKALELYGKPICYNGDIRSPGDFRSLKARFPQVEEWMIGRGLLADPFLAQKILSEVSFPDIGVNADEGADIAEPVIHPLTHREVRDFIDDLLKRMKGQFQREIALINYLKGILLFTFELESMPSEFRKELLSLKTLKEWEKFRYKIYEYFDSQ; the protein is encoded by the coding sequence ATGATTAAATTGATAATGGCTCCATTGGAAGGTGTTACTGATAAAACCTTCCGGAGCTGTTATTATGATCATTTTCCGGGTCTCAATGCTGCACTGACTCCTTTTCTTCCCATCCCCGACGGAGTTAAACGTGTTCCTCTTAGGAATTTGAAGCAGGTAGCTCTACCCTCAGAATCTCCGGTACATGAAATCCCGCAGCTTCTGGTCTCTGAACCCTCTGCTTTTTTAATTGCCGGAAGGGCACTGGAGAGAGCAGGTTACAGAGAAGTGAACTGGAATCTCGGCTGTCCCAGCAGGGGAGTTATCCGGAAGGGTAAAGGTTCAGGACTTATGCCTCATACCGATCATATACTCGAGATCCTGGATGCTGTTCTGCCCGAACTCAATATCAATCTTTCAATGAAAATCAGACTTGGACTTGAGAGCCGAGATGAGTGTTTCAGGCTCCTTCCTCGACTAAGGGAATATCCAATATCCGGTCTGACGCTCCATCCCAGGCTGGGGACACAGATGTACAGCGGATCTGTTGATCTGGATGGCTTTGAAAAAGCTCTTGAACTGTATGGGAAGCCTATCTGCTATAATGGTGATATCAGGAGTCCGGGCGATTTCAGATCTCTTAAAGCCAGATTTCCTCAGGTAGAGGAGTGGATGATTGGAAGAGGACTTCTGGCAGATCCATTCCTGGCTCAGAAAATACTATCAGAAGTAAGTTTTCCAGATATAGGGGTCAATGCCGATGAGGGTGCTGATATAGCTGAGCCTGTCATTCACCCCCTGACTCATAGAGAAGTCAGGGATTTTATCGATGATCTTCTGAAGAGGATGAAGGGGCAGTTTCAAAGGGAAATTGCCCTTATCAACTATTTAAAGGGAATACTTTTATTTACTTTTGAATTGGAATCTATGCCATCAGAATTCAGGAAAGAACTACTGAGTCTCAAAACTTTGAAGGAATGGGAGAAATTCAGATATAAGATTTATGAATATTTTGATTCTCAGTAA
- a CDS encoding HDOD domain-containing protein, translating to MENYEKFLKTIPVMPDVATKVLTFAEDLDEVSFTELESLISMDPGLTAKILKVANSALYARQQQITRLQTAISLMGFKAIKSLVMLLTASNMFSNKIVSPFYKYFWQHSLITAFIAQKLCDISGNPRIREESFLAGLLHDIGQMSLYESQKNGYDNIMEYINLDEDKTCELEEKIFGASHRTVGRKIMESWNFPAVFADSAGEHGNVNIQSPHKELIVLVSIADNISSVLHEFGFSDETKKDLDPYLKYSGLKLEQLSYFQDKFMIDMKNDPLFQECKSLFRL from the coding sequence ATGGAAAATTATGAAAAGTTTTTAAAAACAATACCGGTCATGCCGGATGTAGCAACAAAAGTACTTACTTTTGCTGAAGATCTTGATGAAGTATCTTTCACCGAGCTGGAAAGCCTTATCAGTATGGACCCAGGTCTCACTGCAAAAATACTGAAGGTTGCAAACTCTGCACTCTATGCAAGACAACAACAGATTACACGCCTGCAGACAGCTATTTCCCTGATGGGATTCAAGGCCATCAAAAGCCTTGTTATGCTTCTGACAGCATCCAATATGTTTTCAAATAAAATTGTATCTCCTTTTTACAAGTATTTCTGGCAACACTCTCTGATTACAGCGTTTATTGCCCAGAAGCTCTGTGATATTTCCGGTAATCCACGGATAAGGGAAGAATCATTTCTGGCAGGTCTGCTCCATGATATTGGACAGATGAGTCTTTATGAATCCCAAAAAAACGGTTACGACAACATTATGGAATATATAAATCTGGATGAAGACAAGACCTGTGAACTTGAAGAGAAAATTTTTGGGGCCAGTCACAGAACTGTAGGACGCAAAATTATGGAAAGCTGGAATTTCCCTGCAGTTTTTGCTGATTCAGCGGGTGAACACGGAAATGTAAATATCCAGTCACCCCACAAGGAACTGATTGTTCTTGTTTCAATTGCGGATAATATCTCCTCGGTGCTTCATGAATTCGGTTTCTCAGATGAAACAAAGAAAGACCTTGATCCATATCTGAAATATTCAGGATTGAAACTGGAACAGCTGAGCTATTTTCAGGATAAGTTCATGATCGATATGAAAAATGATCCCCTCTTTCAGGAGTGCAAGAGCCTTTTCCGGCTTTAA
- a CDS encoding DRTGG domain-containing protein: MKLNEIIKLTESELICGDPETQEYVNAFSSDLMSDVLTNEADEALLITGLVNVQAIRTAEMADISCILFVRDKTIPPNMVRLAEESDITILKTKHTMFWVCGVLYQAGIVPVY; this comes from the coding sequence ATGAAACTTAATGAAATAATAAAATTGACAGAATCCGAGCTTATTTGCGGGGACCCTGAGACTCAGGAATACGTAAATGCCTTCAGTTCAGATCTAATGAGTGATGTATTAACCAATGAAGCTGATGAAGCTCTACTCATAACCGGTCTGGTCAATGTTCAGGCTATCCGCACTGCTGAGATGGCTGATATCAGCTGTATTTTGTTTGTTAGAGACAAGACAATCCCCCCCAATATGGTCCGCCTGGCCGAGGAGAGTGATATTACAATTCTCAAGACAAAACATACAATGTTCTGGGTTTGCGGTGTTCTGTATCAGGCCGGTATCGTTCCTGTTTACTGA
- a CDS encoding TAXI family TRAP transporter solute-binding subunit codes for MKKLLKVSMLMLIVSSLLLVSCAKKDETAAAPSKTFVTIGTGGVTGVYYPTGGAISKMVNQKFDDYNIKATVESTAGSVFNVNAIMAGDLEFGVVQSDRQYQAYNGTADWEDAGAQEKLRAVFSIHPESVTMLAADDAGIEKFTDIKGKIINIGNPGSGQRGNAIDVMEAYGIDWESDIRAESLKASEAAKMLQDGRIDAYFYTVGHPDGSFKEATSGKRKAHFVPITEIEGLLADYPYYAASFIPVSEYPNATNSGNVDTFGVKATLCTSSDVSDDVVYAITKEVFENLDDFKKLHPAFAILTAESMLTGLSAPIHDGAMKYFKEAGLK; via the coding sequence ATGAAAAAATTATTGAAAGTTTCAATGTTGATGCTTATCGTTTCTTCGTTGCTGCTCGTGAGCTGTGCGAAGAAAGATGAAACTGCAGCAGCTCCGTCAAAGACTTTTGTAACTATCGGTACCGGTGGTGTCACCGGAGTTTACTACCCCACCGGTGGAGCCATCAGCAAGATGGTAAATCAGAAATTTGATGACTATAATATCAAAGCGACTGTTGAATCTACAGCCGGCTCTGTATTCAATGTAAACGCCATCATGGCGGGTGATCTTGAGTTCGGTGTTGTACAGTCTGACAGACAGTACCAGGCATATAACGGAACAGCAGACTGGGAAGATGCAGGTGCCCAGGAAAAACTGAGAGCCGTATTCTCTATTCACCCCGAATCTGTAACTATGCTTGCAGCAGATGATGCCGGAATTGAAAAATTTACAGACATTAAAGGTAAAATTATCAACATCGGTAACCCCGGTTCCGGTCAGAGAGGTAATGCGATCGATGTAATGGAAGCATACGGAATTGACTGGGAATCTGATATCAGGGCTGAAAGCCTAAAGGCTTCTGAAGCTGCCAAGATGCTGCAGGACGGAAGAATTGATGCTTACTTCTATACTGTTGGACACCCCGACGGATCATTCAAGGAAGCCACTTCCGGAAAAAGAAAAGCACACTTTGTTCCTATCACAGAAATCGAAGGTCTGTTGGCTGACTACCCTTATTACGCAGCTTCCTTCATTCCTGTCAGTGAATATCCCAATGCCACAAACAGCGGCAATGTAGATACATTCGGTGTTAAGGCTACTCTTTGTACATCTTCTGATGTTTCTGATGATGTTGTTTACGCCATAACGAAAGAAGTTTTTGAAAACCTGGATGATTTTAAAAAGCTTCATCCTGCTTTTGCCATCCTTACAGCTGAAAGCATGCTTACAGGTCTTTCTGCTCCCATTCATGATGGTGCAATGAAATACTTTAAGGAAGCCGGACTAAAATAA
- a CDS encoding Dabb family protein, with the protein MVKHVVMWTLKDKDDAPKLKAAIENMKGKVPSMVDVECGINYNLSDISCDLVLISVHRSKEDLDAYQDDSIHGEVKKIVKAAASARYVVDFEF; encoded by the coding sequence ATGGTAAAACATGTTGTTATGTGGACTTTAAAAGATAAGGATGATGCCCCAAAGCTGAAAGCCGCTATCGAAAACATGAAAGGGAAAGTTCCCTCTATGGTGGATGTTGAATGTGGAATCAATTATAATCTCAGTGATATTTCCTGTGATTTAGTTCTTATTTCAGTTCATAGATCAAAAGAGGATCTTGACGCCTATCAGGATGATTCTATTCATGGCGAAGTAAAGAAGATCGTCAAAGCGGCTGCTTCAGCAAGATATGTTGTAGATTTTGAATTTTAA
- a CDS encoding TRAP transporter permease — MLKELEHQPSDADLDKAQRIADEAEGGTRNIQTGLSRWVIPVIAAAWSIFQLSISSFILMESTLVRAIHLAFAICLVFLSHPMFKKPKKNRYLNYFAKNDRFTVVDIIIALAATALALYIAIDYVGISGRQGIPIQRDLIIGFFLVLLLLEAARRALGPALPIVALVFILYSFFGPYMPSVLAFKGVSIQRFIGQITLSTEGIYGVPLDVSATIVFLFVLFGAMLDKAGAGKYFVDLAFSLLGRFKGGPAKAAVLASGLTGMVSGSSIANVVTTGTFTIPLMKSVGYPAHKAAAVEVACSTNGQLMPPIMGAAAFIIAEYCNLEYVEVIRAAFIPAVVSYIALMYITHLEASKLGLKGVPKADLPRFWKTFIEGIHFLIPLFFLIIELVVFRHSPALAAFRAILALTALIFIQNIYKAVKKKESVKGAIKHGFWQIGTSLVAGGKNMMGIGVAVASAGIIVGVVTLGLGGIITEVIEVLSGGNFFLILIITAIASLILGMGLPTTANYIVMASLTAPVILTLGAKNGIVIPLIAAHLFVFFFGILADDTPPVGLAAFAAAAIAKSDPIKTGIQGFTYDIRTAILPFMFIFNTELLLIGVDSVGYALWIFASATMAMFAFAALTQGYFFIKNKWFEGVALGLGALTLLRPELVGGWIGLSSAPKQVVMLLGIALIGFIYGEQRLRAKKVTA, encoded by the coding sequence ATGTTAAAAGAACTTGAACACCAACCCAGCGATGCAGATCTCGACAAGGCTCAAAGGATTGCTGATGAAGCTGAGGGTGGAACTCGAAATATCCAGACAGGATTAAGCCGCTGGGTGATACCTGTAATAGCTGCTGCCTGGTCAATTTTTCAATTGTCTATATCATCCTTTATATTAATGGAAAGTACCCTTGTCAGAGCAATTCACCTGGCCTTTGCCATCTGTCTGGTCTTTCTGAGCCATCCGATGTTTAAGAAACCAAAGAAAAACCGTTATCTCAATTATTTTGCAAAAAATGACCGCTTTACCGTGGTCGATATCATAATTGCTCTGGCTGCAACAGCACTGGCTCTCTACATCGCAATAGATTATGTGGGAATCAGCGGACGCCAGGGAATACCTATTCAAAGAGACCTCATTATTGGGTTTTTTCTGGTGCTACTTCTCCTGGAAGCAGCAAGAAGAGCCCTGGGTCCGGCGCTGCCGATAGTGGCTCTCGTATTTATACTCTACAGCTTTTTCGGGCCTTATATGCCCTCGGTACTGGCCTTCAAAGGTGTATCCATACAAAGATTTATCGGGCAGATTACCTTGTCCACAGAAGGGATCTATGGAGTTCCCCTGGACGTATCGGCAACTATTGTATTCCTGTTTGTATTATTTGGTGCAATGCTGGATAAGGCTGGAGCAGGAAAGTATTTTGTAGACCTTGCCTTCAGTCTGCTGGGACGCTTTAAGGGCGGACCCGCCAAGGCCGCGGTTTTAGCCAGTGGTTTGACCGGAATGGTTTCAGGTTCCAGTATTGCCAACGTTGTTACTACAGGAACATTTACCATTCCTCTGATGAAGAGTGTAGGGTATCCGGCTCATAAGGCGGCTGCCGTAGAGGTTGCCTGCAGTACAAACGGTCAGCTTATGCCTCCTATCATGGGTGCAGCGGCCTTTATCATTGCAGAGTATTGCAACCTGGAATACGTTGAAGTTATCCGGGCTGCCTTTATTCCCGCGGTTGTATCCTATATAGCCCTGATGTATATCACCCACCTGGAAGCGTCCAAGCTGGGATTGAAGGGTGTTCCAAAGGCGGATCTTCCCAGGTTCTGGAAAACCTTTATAGAGGGTATTCATTTTTTAATCCCTCTTTTCTTCCTGATTATTGAGTTAGTTGTCTTCAGACATTCTCCCGCTTTGGCTGCATTCAGAGCTATTCTTGCACTGACTGCACTTATATTCATTCAGAATATCTACAAGGCTGTTAAAAAGAAAGAATCTGTTAAGGGTGCAATCAAGCATGGCTTCTGGCAGATTGGAACCTCTCTGGTTGCAGGTGGGAAGAATATGATGGGTATCGGTGTAGCGGTTGCCTCCGCCGGTATTATAGTCGGTGTTGTTACTCTGGGACTGGGTGGAATCATTACCGAGGTTATCGAAGTCCTTTCGGGTGGAAACTTTTTTCTCATCCTGATTATAACAGCTATTGCCAGTCTTATACTGGGAATGGGACTGCCTACAACGGCAAACTATATCGTCATGGCATCTTTGACAGCTCCGGTCATCCTGACTCTTGGTGCGAAGAATGGGATCGTCATACCTCTGATTGCGGCACATCTTTTTGTATTCTTTTTTGGGATACTGGCGGATGATACACCACCTGTGGGACTGGCTGCCTTTGCCGCTGCGGCAATTGCCAAGTCTGACCCCATTAAGACGGGTATTCAGGGTTTTACCTATGATATCAGGACCGCGATTCTACCTTTTATGTTTATCTTCAATACAGAACTTCTTCTTATCGGTGTAGACAGTGTGGGTTATGCTTTATGGATCTTTGCATCTGCAACCATGGCCATGTTTGCCTTTGCCGCTTTGACCCAGGGGTATTTCTTTATTAAGAATAAATGGTTTGAAGGTGTTGCTCTCGGACTGGGAGCCCTGACACTGTTAAGACCAGAGCTTGTAGGAGGATGGATCGGTCTTTCTTCCGCCCCAAAGCAGGTTGTTATGCTCTTAGGTATTGCCCTTATCGGTTTTATCTACGGAGAACAGAGGTTGAGAGCCAAAAAAGTGACGGCTTAG
- a CDS encoding Gfo/Idh/MocA family protein: protein MKKVKWGVLSTANIGLTKVLPAINKSKNGEVYAIASRNLDNANKAALKLNIPQTYGSYEELLADPEVEAIYNPLPNHMHVEWTIKAMEAGKHVLCEKPLSLKSEEIQKLIDLRDETGLTVSEAFMVRYHPQWLKARSLAQEGQLGELRNIQGFFSYYNVDKNNIRNRKDIGGGAMLDIGCYPVTTSRFVFGEEPLRVASILEKDPETGIDRLCSVLMQFPSGQASFSVSTQLVPYQIMQIFGTKGRLEVEIPFNAPPDRSCRLFLSKGEFYHEDHELLEFPVCDQYTLQAESFVRTLRGEQENHVPLEDAVQNIKILEAIFRAGESGCWEDII from the coding sequence ATGAAAAAAGTGAAATGGGGAGTCCTCAGCACAGCAAATATCGGTCTGACGAAGGTTTTGCCAGCTATTAATAAATCTAAAAACGGTGAAGTTTATGCCATTGCTTCCCGTAATCTGGATAATGCAAATAAAGCAGCTTTAAAGCTGAATATTCCACAGACCTATGGATCTTATGAGGAGCTCCTCGCAGACCCTGAAGTTGAGGCCATATATAACCCCCTTCCCAATCACATGCATGTGGAATGGACCATAAAAGCCATGGAGGCGGGAAAGCATGTTCTTTGTGAAAAACCACTATCTCTGAAATCTGAAGAAATTCAGAAACTGATTGATCTCAGGGATGAAACAGGCCTGACCGTAAGTGAAGCCTTTATGGTCCGCTATCATCCACAATGGCTGAAAGCACGAAGCCTTGCTCAGGAAGGTCAGCTGGGTGAACTGCGTAATATTCAGGGCTTTTTCAGTTACTATAATGTGGATAAAAATAATATCAGAAACAGGAAGGATATCGGTGGTGGAGCTATGCTTGATATCGGATGCTATCCTGTTACAACATCCCGTTTTGTCTTCGGGGAGGAGCCTCTCCGGGTTGCTTCAATTCTTGAAAAAGATCCGGAAACAGGTATCGATCGGCTTTGTTCAGTCCTTATGCAGTTTCCCTCGGGACAGGCCTCATTTTCTGTCTCCACTCAACTGGTTCCCTATCAGATAATGCAGATTTTCGGAACAAAAGGGCGCCTGGAAGTAGAAATCCCCTTTAATGCACCCCCTGACAGATCCTGCCGTCTTTTTCTGAGTAAAGGTGAATTTTATCATGAAGATCATGAGCTGCTGGAATTCCCTGTCTGTGATCAGTACACTCTTCAGGCAGAATCCTTTGTCCGTACATTGAGAGGAGAGCAGGAAAATCATGTTCCTTTAGAGGATGCTGTACAGAATATAAAGATCCTGGAAGCCATTTTCAGAGCAGGGGAGAGTGGCTGCTGGGAAGATATCATATGA